A genome region from Haloarcula rubripromontorii includes the following:
- a CDS encoding winged helix-turn-helix domain-containing protein: MSADDNDHDDLEDTDDVRDRIEQEADRAVEQFDEGIVDLLAWVLDTETRARIYVHLRQQPESTSEEIAEGTGLYPSTVREALAALTEEEVVTRQKRESDGAGNNPYEYSAISPSDLVNTIVGDIQSELNTVFNLDDHIGGETTLEPDDEPVTISVEDANDDDTSEESGSEEDGSENENDDADV; the protein is encoded by the coding sequence ATGTCTGCAGACGACAACGACCACGACGACCTGGAGGACACAGACGATGTCCGTGACCGAATCGAGCAGGAGGCAGATCGCGCGGTCGAGCAGTTCGACGAAGGGATTGTCGACCTGCTAGCGTGGGTCCTCGACACGGAGACGCGGGCGCGGATCTACGTTCACCTGCGACAGCAGCCCGAAAGCACCAGCGAGGAGATAGCCGAGGGGACCGGCCTGTATCCGAGCACTGTCCGCGAGGCCCTGGCCGCGCTCACCGAGGAAGAGGTTGTAACGCGTCAAAAGCGTGAGAGCGACGGTGCGGGCAACAACCCCTACGAGTACAGTGCCATCTCGCCGAGCGACCTCGTCAACACCATCGTCGGTGACATCCAGTCGGAACTGAACACGGTGTTCAACCTCGACGATCACATCGGCGGCGAAACGACACTAGAACCTGACGACGAGCCGGTTACGATCTCTGTCGAGGATGCGAACGACGACGACACAAGCGAGGAGAGTGGCAGCGAAGAGGACGGGTCCGAGAACGAAAACGACGACGCCGACGTGTAG
- a CDS encoding phosphopantetheine adenylyltransferase — MNVALGGTFDPIHDGHRALFERAFELGDVTVGLTSDDLAPKTRHDQRHVRPFSERQSALADELATLAAEKGREWEVRELTEPTGIATEPQFDTLVVSPETETGGRRINEIREERGHDPLEIEVVPHVRAEDGDIISSTRIVKGEIDEHGNLTPNRTGRQNLP, encoded by the coding sequence ATGAATGTCGCGCTGGGGGGAACGTTCGACCCGATTCACGACGGCCACCGCGCGCTGTTCGAACGCGCATTCGAACTCGGGGACGTGACAGTTGGCCTCACCAGCGACGACCTCGCGCCGAAGACGCGCCACGACCAGCGCCACGTTCGCCCGTTCAGCGAACGGCAATCCGCACTCGCCGACGAACTCGCGACGCTCGCCGCTGAGAAAGGGCGCGAGTGGGAGGTCCGGGAACTCACCGAGCCAACCGGCATCGCCACAGAGCCGCAGTTCGACACGCTCGTTGTCTCGCCCGAGACGGAGACTGGCGGCCGCCGCATCAACGAAATCCGCGAGGAACGAGGTCACGACCCGCTCGAAATCGAAGTCGTCCCGCACGTCCGCGCCGAGGACGGCGACATCATTTCTTCGACCCGGATCGTCAAGGGCGAAATCGACGAACACGGGAACCTCACGCCGAACCGCACTGGTCGTCAAAACCTTCCGTAG
- a CDS encoding cyclin, with the protein MYRASNRIEHKEWLSDIEAASDRLDLGTAARSHAVDLFLSTVPEEDRSKQATMAASVYVGALVAGEERSQSAVAEATGVSRLTIQQRWKDLLETAGLEAPGW; encoded by the coding sequence ATGTACCGCGCCAGCAACCGAATCGAGCACAAAGAGTGGCTCTCCGATATCGAGGCGGCGTCGGACAGGCTCGACCTCGGGACGGCGGCGCGGTCCCACGCGGTCGATCTGTTTCTCTCGACAGTCCCGGAGGAGGACCGGTCGAAACAGGCGACGATGGCGGCCAGCGTGTACGTCGGTGCCTTGGTTGCCGGTGAGGAGCGCTCCCAGTCAGCCGTCGCAGAGGCGACGGGCGTCTCCCGGTTGACGATTCAGCAACGCTGGAAGGACCTGCTGGAGACAGCCGGACTCGAAGCGCCGGGCTGGTAG
- a CDS encoding DUF7511 domain-containing protein, protein MRSVHFVPNEGLTMSVYDPLRDSSVRPAESTRVDYAVDDADNPTELTVFSDQDDELPTHWISVDIEHAVALDEMR, encoded by the coding sequence ATGAGGAGTGTCCACTTCGTTCCAAATGAGGGACTGACGATGTCGGTGTATGACCCACTCCGTGACTCGTCTGTTCGCCCCGCAGAATCGACTCGCGTCGACTATGCGGTCGACGATGCGGACAATCCGACGGAGCTTACCGTCTTCAGCGATCAGGACGACGAGCTCCCGACGCACTGGATTTCGGTCGACATCGAGCACGCTGTCGCGCTCGACGAGATGCGGTGA
- a CDS encoding helix-turn-helix domain-containing protein, giving the protein MAKYSTGSGGDSAGGSCELCGSDGGDLQTANVAGATLQVCDSCARDHGENERTTGSDSSRDEQNRKRKAAQNAAKLQDAQQADTSHWEDGADYDDDQLPYLVSKYGERVTEARQDEGLQTSELAEELDLDEADILAVEQGRATQANVGGSTIKALEQYLDIDLVESS; this is encoded by the coding sequence ATGGCCAAATACTCGACCGGCAGTGGTGGCGACAGCGCCGGCGGGAGCTGTGAGCTCTGCGGTAGCGACGGCGGCGACCTCCAGACCGCAAACGTCGCTGGTGCGACCCTCCAGGTGTGTGACAGCTGTGCGCGTGACCACGGGGAAAACGAGCGAACGACGGGCAGTGACAGCTCGCGCGACGAGCAGAACCGGAAACGCAAAGCCGCACAGAACGCGGCGAAGCTACAGGACGCACAGCAAGCCGACACCTCTCACTGGGAGGACGGCGCTGATTACGACGACGACCAGCTTCCGTACCTAGTCAGCAAGTACGGCGAGCGCGTGACGGAGGCGCGCCAAGACGAGGGACTACAGACGAGTGAGCTGGCCGAGGAACTCGATCTGGACGAAGCGGATATCCTCGCTGTCGAACAGGGGCGCGCGACGCAGGCGAACGTCGGCGGGTCGACGATCAAGGCGCTCGAACAGTATCTCGACATCGACCTCGTCGAGTCCAGCTGA
- a CDS encoding acyl-CoA dehydrogenase family protein, whose amino-acid sequence MDLSAEQRAIRDTVREFAVEDIRPKAADADREQSFPEECWDGLADIDITGLTTPAEYGGFDADKPTYALVNEELAYGSLAVATALSVHCLATSCIAQFGSKAVQDDWLPEMVDGRPVGAFALSEPQAGSNPREMSTTARRDGDEYVINGEKQWITNGKRSGVVIVFAKTDPDDPDSITQFLVPKDTDGLTVGEKEDKLGLRASDTTPLQFDNVRVPERYQLTEEGKGLAAALSILTTGRVAIAAQAVGLAQSALDEALDYAQEREQFDQPISDFQAIQHKLADMATNVQAARLLTWNAAQQLERGEQPRAAASMAKYFASETAVDVANEAIQIHGGYGYTTDYPVERFYRDAKVTTIYEGTSEIQQNIIAQDLLE is encoded by the coding sequence ATGGATCTCTCCGCTGAGCAGCGAGCCATCCGCGACACCGTTCGAGAGTTCGCCGTCGAGGACATCCGGCCGAAAGCTGCTGATGCCGACCGTGAGCAGTCCTTTCCCGAAGAGTGCTGGGACGGGCTCGCAGATATCGACATCACTGGGTTGACGACACCAGCCGAATACGGCGGCTTCGACGCCGACAAGCCGACGTACGCGCTGGTCAACGAGGAACTCGCGTACGGGTCGCTCGCTGTCGCGACGGCGCTGTCGGTCCACTGCCTCGCGACCTCGTGTATCGCACAGTTCGGCTCCAAAGCAGTGCAAGACGACTGGCTCCCGGAGATGGTCGACGGCCGCCCGGTCGGCGCGTTCGCGCTCTCGGAGCCACAGGCCGGGTCGAACCCGCGGGAGATGTCGACCACCGCCCGACGGGACGGTGACGAGTACGTCATCAACGGCGAGAAGCAGTGGATCACCAACGGCAAGCGGTCGGGCGTCGTCATCGTCTTCGCGAAGACCGACCCGGACGATCCGGATTCGATAACGCAGTTTTTGGTACCGAAAGACACCGACGGGCTCACTGTCGGCGAGAAAGAGGACAAGCTCGGGCTTCGCGCGAGCGACACGACGCCGCTCCAGTTCGACAATGTCCGTGTTCCCGAGCGGTACCAGTTGACCGAGGAAGGCAAAGGGCTGGCCGCAGCGCTGTCGATTCTGACGACCGGTCGGGTCGCTATCGCCGCTCAGGCGGTCGGCCTCGCACAATCCGCGCTCGACGAGGCCCTCGACTACGCACAGGAGCGCGAGCAGTTCGACCAGCCGATCAGTGATTTCCAGGCGATTCAGCACAAACTTGCGGACATGGCGACGAATGTGCAGGCAGCGCGGTTACTGACGTGGAATGCCGCACAGCAACTGGAACGCGGCGAGCAGCCGAGAGCGGCAGCGAGCATGGCGAAGTACTTTGCGAGCGAGACGGCTGTCGACGTGGCGAACGAGGCGATCCAGATCCACGGCGGCTACGGGTACACGACTGACTATCCCGTCGAGCGCTTCTACCGCGACGCGAAGGTGACGACCATCTATGAGGGGACGAGTGAAATCCAGCAGAACATTATCGCGCAGGACTTGCTGGAGTAG
- a CDS encoding HAD family hydrolase yields the protein MTHDAVIYDLDGTLVRLAVDWGTVTSDVATVLRDRNVDPGNRDLWELLTLSSETGHRDAVEATITDHERTGAHESERLTLADGLPHSVPVGVCSLNAEEACRAALDVHDLDSHVGPVVGRDTVASSKPDPEGLLAIAEEIGVDPGAAIFVGDSESDATAARRAGMAFEWASEFDQARYRA from the coding sequence GTGACACACGACGCCGTCATCTACGACCTTGACGGGACGCTCGTCAGGCTTGCTGTCGACTGGGGGACGGTGACCAGCGACGTTGCGACGGTCCTGCGCGACCGAAACGTCGACCCTGGGAACCGCGACCTCTGGGAGCTGCTGACGCTGTCCTCGGAGACTGGCCACCGTGACGCCGTCGAGGCGACGATCACCGATCACGAGCGGACCGGTGCGCACGAGTCGGAGCGACTGACGCTCGCGGACGGCCTCCCACACAGCGTCCCAGTCGGCGTGTGCTCGCTCAACGCCGAGGAGGCGTGTCGAGCGGCGCTGGATGTGCATGACCTCGACAGTCACGTTGGCCCGGTCGTCGGCCGTGACACCGTCGCGTCATCGAAACCGGACCCGGAGGGACTACTGGCGATTGCCGAAGAAATCGGGGTCGATCCCGGTGCAGCCATATTTGTCGGCGATTCAGAGAGCGACGCGACGGCCGCCCGGCGGGCCGGAATGGCCTTTGAGTGGGCGAGCGAGTTCGATCAGGCCCGGTACCGCGCGTAG
- a CDS encoding DUF5822 domain-containing protein, whose translation MPTVEQTDPDGVDFGWVMQVTFVTTILVGSPLVVLASTAVTLQTWTARALFAVRVGALIWFLTAICVYLYARYRA comes from the coding sequence GTGCCAACAGTCGAGCAGACGGACCCGGACGGCGTAGATTTCGGGTGGGTAATGCAGGTCACGTTCGTGACGACGATTCTCGTCGGCTCGCCGCTCGTCGTCCTCGCGTCGACCGCGGTCACGCTTCAGACATGGACCGCGCGGGCGCTGTTCGCGGTCCGCGTCGGCGCGCTCATCTGGTTCCTGACAGCCATCTGCGTCTATCTCTACGCGCGGTACCGGGCCTGA
- the panB gene encoding 3-methyl-2-oxobutanoate hydroxymethyltransferase codes for MPTVRDLQAMAGEEPITMLTAYDAVTASIVDDTGVDIILVGDSMGNAVLGHDDTLPVTLDEMASRVGAVARGADDALVVADMPFLSFGADESESIQNCGRMLKEEGANAVKLESGPHTVELTERLTELGIPTMAHLGLTPQSVNQTGYTRQATDREEAEEIIDLAREHEAAGAFALVLEHIPANLAAQITETVDIPTIGIGAGGDCDGQVLVFTDVVGLSERSPPFAEQFGDVRGEVADAVDEYINAVESGEFPAESHSHTEDELEDLY; via the coding sequence ATGCCAACTGTCCGGGATCTGCAGGCGATGGCTGGTGAGGAGCCGATCACGATGCTGACAGCGTACGACGCCGTGACCGCGAGCATCGTAGATGACACCGGTGTGGACATCATTCTCGTCGGCGACAGTATGGGGAACGCCGTTCTCGGCCATGACGACACACTCCCGGTCACGCTCGATGAGATGGCATCGCGGGTCGGCGCGGTCGCACGCGGCGCGGACGACGCGCTGGTCGTCGCCGACATGCCGTTTCTCTCCTTCGGCGCGGACGAGAGCGAGAGCATCCAGAACTGCGGACGAATGCTGAAAGAGGAGGGCGCGAACGCGGTCAAACTCGAATCCGGACCGCACACGGTCGAACTGACCGAGCGGCTGACGGAGCTGGGCATCCCGACGATGGCCCACCTCGGGCTTACGCCACAGAGCGTGAACCAGACCGGCTATACGAGACAGGCGACGGACCGCGAGGAGGCCGAAGAAATCATCGACCTCGCACGGGAACACGAGGCGGCCGGTGCGTTCGCGCTGGTGCTCGAACACATCCCGGCGAACCTCGCCGCTCAAATCACCGAGACCGTCGACATCCCGACTATCGGTATCGGAGCCGGCGGCGACTGCGACGGCCAAGTGCTCGTGTTCACCGACGTGGTCGGTCTCTCGGAGCGGAGTCCACCCTTCGCCGAGCAGTTCGGTGACGTTCGCGGTGAGGTGGCCGACGCTGTCGACGAGTATATCAACGCCGTCGAGTCCGGCGAGTTCCCGGCTGAGTCACACAGCCACACCGAAGACGAACTTGAGGACCTGTACTGA
- the coxB gene encoding cytochrome c oxidase subunit II gives MRLRRRVIQASLVVVGLSLFAAPAAAQSVNRAAIDDLNEQLLYVALPLTLFVELTLVYVIYRFRNNDDPKPTVDDPALEVTWTAATGAILVFVGVSAFVVMANPYITPAAAEASTDGDAFADDTEIDVLAYQWGWEFSYADTNVTTEERLVIPADENVTFRLQTTDVIHAIYIPQLGVKQDIFPGRTMTARTRATEPGEYRLYCAEMCGAGHSKMDATVVVKNQSAYDAWVENRTAAAG, from the coding sequence ATGCGTCTTCGACGACGCGTGATTCAGGCGAGCCTTGTCGTGGTCGGGCTCTCGCTATTTGCTGCTCCGGCCGCAGCGCAGTCGGTCAACAGGGCAGCTATCGACGACCTCAACGAACAGCTCCTGTACGTCGCCCTGCCGCTGACGTTGTTCGTGGAACTCACACTCGTGTACGTGATCTACCGGTTCCGGAACAACGACGACCCGAAGCCGACGGTCGACGACCCGGCGCTAGAGGTGACCTGGACGGCCGCGACAGGGGCAATACTCGTCTTCGTCGGCGTCTCGGCGTTTGTGGTGATGGCCAATCCCTACATCACGCCCGCAGCAGCCGAGGCATCCACCGACGGCGACGCCTTCGCGGACGATACGGAGATAGATGTCCTTGCCTACCAGTGGGGGTGGGAGTTCTCATATGCCGATACGAACGTCACGACTGAGGAACGGCTCGTCATCCCGGCCGACGAGAACGTCACGTTCAGGCTGCAAACGACGGACGTGATTCACGCGATCTACATCCCGCAACTGGGCGTCAAACAGGACATCTTCCCCGGCCGGACGATGACAGCCCGAACCCGCGCGACCGAACCCGGCGAGTACCGGCTGTACTGCGCCGAGATGTGCGGGGCCGGCCACAGTAAGATGGACGCCACCGTCGTCGTCAAGAACCAGTCCGCGTACGACGCCTGGGTCGAAAATCGAACTGCAGCGGCCGGATAG
- a CDS encoding DUF6789 family protein, giving the protein MLNRAIVEGTALTVLALSVLCLWLRERQKARPESDGGYTTREEIGFEIGRLQSELSRWLTTTDHRDIGLLYIAFGTAAGLWGGVDAMMLRTELLTPPADIWTPETYNALFTTHGLTMLIFFVLPVFFGIGNYVLPLLIGADDMAFPRVNAIGFWLLPPALILVRMGLMLQVLGQVLNLVLPADAIRFFLTMREVSVGWTLYAPLSVQQPNPQIDLLLLGLHLSGIATTVGAINFITTIAYERGEGVSWANLDIFSWNMLVTSGIALFAFPLLGSALVMLLLDRNLGTAFFATEGGGAILWQHLFWFWGHPEVYILFLPATGLMSLILPKFVGRKLFGYQYIVYSTLGLGVLSFGVWAHHMFTTSADPRVKLSFMAVSIAIAVPSAIKVFNWITTMWEGDIRLTAPFILCAGGIGTFIIGGVTGVFLAVIPVDILYHGTYYVVGHFHLIVVGIIPFLMIAASYYWYPLITGRWYDTRMARFQALLIVFGSFVTFMTLLVIGGLGLPRRQAIYPPEYQFAQQIATVGGYVIGLSALLWLYNMLVSYWRGTPVTTTDPWGLKATNQFTREWQWFEQRMMDKYDMEPTEPETTRRSYAPEAEPAGLAGGVGTVAQTVSRNAWMAAAGGFVGTVLMSGGLITAILIGVLDPVSFGEIAELVGLPASPAIGAGLFLVGGTVTWPLLFLAFSDYLPGRLLFETGLVFATLISSGFAIAFYTGQSGLAFVGYLTFVLVSHWAYGIGLTVTFQYLKSDEVLQSRSDGGG; this is encoded by the coding sequence ATGCTAAACAGGGCCATCGTCGAAGGGACCGCGCTGACTGTGCTGGCGCTGTCAGTGCTTTGTCTGTGGCTCCGGGAGCGGCAGAAAGCACGACCGGAGAGCGACGGCGGCTACACGACCCGAGAGGAGATCGGATTCGAAATCGGTCGACTCCAGTCTGAACTGTCCCGCTGGCTGACGACGACGGACCACCGGGACATCGGTCTGCTCTACATCGCTTTCGGCACTGCCGCCGGTCTGTGGGGCGGTGTCGACGCGATGATGCTCCGGACGGAACTGCTGACGCCGCCGGCGGACATCTGGACGCCGGAAACGTACAACGCGCTGTTTACAACGCACGGGCTGACGATGCTGATATTCTTCGTCCTGCCCGTGTTCTTCGGCATCGGGAACTACGTCCTGCCGCTGCTCATCGGGGCCGACGATATGGCGTTCCCGCGAGTCAACGCCATTGGGTTCTGGCTCCTGCCGCCGGCGCTGATTCTGGTCCGGATGGGACTCATGCTACAGGTGCTCGGTCAGGTACTGAATCTGGTCCTCCCGGCCGACGCCATCCGGTTTTTCCTCACGATGCGAGAGGTGAGCGTCGGCTGGACGCTGTACGCCCCGCTGTCGGTCCAGCAACCGAACCCACAGATTGACCTGCTACTGCTCGGGTTGCACCTGAGCGGCATCGCCACCACAGTCGGGGCCATCAATTTCATCACCACAATCGCCTACGAGCGCGGCGAGGGTGTCAGCTGGGCGAACCTCGACATCTTCTCGTGGAATATGCTCGTCACGAGCGGGATTGCGCTGTTCGCCTTCCCGCTGCTCGGGAGCGCGCTCGTGATGCTCCTGCTCGACCGGAACCTCGGAACGGCCTTCTTCGCCACGGAGGGCGGCGGTGCCATCCTCTGGCAACACCTGTTCTGGTTCTGGGGCCATCCGGAAGTGTACATCCTCTTCCTTCCGGCAACGGGGCTGATGAGCCTCATTCTGCCGAAGTTCGTCGGCCGCAAACTGTTCGGCTACCAGTACATCGTCTACTCGACACTGGGACTGGGCGTCCTCTCCTTTGGGGTCTGGGCACACCACATGTTCACGACGAGCGCAGACCCGCGGGTCAAACTCTCCTTCATGGCTGTCTCCATCGCCATCGCCGTCCCGAGCGCGATCAAGGTGTTCAACTGGATCACGACGATGTGGGAGGGAGACATCCGGCTGACTGCGCCGTTCATCCTCTGTGCCGGCGGCATCGGGACGTTCATCATCGGCGGCGTCACCGGCGTGTTCCTCGCCGTCATCCCAGTTGACATCCTCTATCACGGGACGTACTACGTCGTCGGGCACTTCCATCTCATCGTCGTCGGCATTATTCCGTTCCTGATGATCGCCGCGAGCTACTACTGGTATCCGCTTATCACTGGGCGGTGGTATGACACGCGGATGGCGAGGTTTCAGGCGCTGCTGATCGTCTTTGGCTCGTTCGTGACGTTCATGACGCTGCTGGTCATCGGCGGGCTGGGGCTCCCGCGCCGGCAGGCGATCTATCCGCCCGAGTACCAGTTCGCCCAGCAGATCGCGACCGTGGGCGGGTACGTCATCGGCCTGAGCGCCCTGCTGTGGCTGTACAACATGCTCGTCTCCTACTGGCGGGGGACGCCCGTGACGACGACGGACCCGTGGGGCCTGAAAGCGACGAACCAGTTCACCCGTGAGTGGCAGTGGTTCGAACAGCGTATGATGGACAAATACGACATGGAGCCGACTGAGCCGGAGACGACGCGGCGCTCCTACGCCCCTGAAGCCGAACCGGCCGGGCTGGCCGGCGGCGTCGGCACGGTCGCCCAGACGGTCTCTCGGAACGCCTGGATGGCCGCAGCCGGCGGCTTCGTCGGCACGGTCCTGATGAGCGGCGGGCTCATCACGGCGATACTCATCGGCGTCCTCGACCCGGTTTCCTTCGGTGAAATCGCCGAACTGGTCGGCCTGCCCGCGAGTCCGGCCATCGGGGCTGGCCTGTTTCTCGTCGGCGGAACCGTCACATGGCCGCTCCTGTTCCTTGCCTTCTCTGACTACCTCCCCGGTCGCTTGCTGTTCGAAACCGGGCTGGTGTTCGCCACACTCATCTCCAGCGGGTTCGCAATCGCCTTCTACACCGGCCAGAGCGGGCTCGCGTTCGTCGGCTATCTCACGTTCGTGCTTGTTTCCCACTGGGCGTACGGCATCGGGCTGACCGTGACCTTCCAGTACCTCAAATCGGACGAGGTGCTACAGAGCCGGAGCGATGGGGGCGGCTGA
- a CDS encoding cytochrome c oxidase subunit 3: MAGSTETGTEHPAEDGHEHRSRWPLVAALGAASLYLGVGLVFVGLDLVPSVVPTVLGGAGAIGLLTGLAGWANEAFIAEYLQRGEGKAAELYTTTMILFLVSDVATFAAGFVYYAVIRAGSWPPAHLPPLLGSLVVINTALLLTSSVTLHYGHEALEDGNRERFLGLLGVTLALGVVFLAGQVYEYYEFVSVEGFGIGSGAFGSAFYGLTGLHGLHVALGVLLLGIAFGRALRGHYTPERDTAIRTTSLYWHFVDLVWVFLVVVLYVGAAL, encoded by the coding sequence ATGGCTGGTTCGACGGAGACGGGAACCGAACACCCCGCCGAGGACGGCCACGAACACCGGAGCCGGTGGCCGCTCGTCGCTGCACTCGGTGCCGCGTCGCTGTATCTGGGCGTTGGATTGGTGTTTGTCGGACTTGATCTGGTTCCGTCTGTGGTCCCGACTGTCCTTGGCGGTGCTGGTGCGATTGGTCTGCTGACCGGACTCGCCGGGTGGGCCAACGAGGCGTTCATCGCGGAGTACCTGCAACGGGGAGAGGGGAAGGCGGCAGAACTGTACACCACGACGATGATTCTGTTTCTCGTCTCCGACGTAGCGACGTTCGCCGCCGGTTTCGTCTACTACGCCGTCATCCGGGCCGGGTCGTGGCCGCCGGCTCACCTCCCGCCGCTGCTTGGCTCGCTGGTGGTCATCAACACGGCGCTCCTCCTCACTAGCAGTGTGACGCTCCACTACGGGCACGAGGCGCTCGAAGACGGAAACCGGGAACGGTTCCTCGGCCTGCTCGGAGTGACGCTCGCGCTCGGCGTCGTCTTCCTCGCCGGACAGGTGTACGAGTACTACGAGTTCGTTTCCGTGGAGGGATTCGGCATCGGCTCGGGGGCGTTCGGGAGCGCGTTCTACGGCCTGACCGGCCTCCACGGCCTGCACGTCGCGCTCGGCGTCCTGCTGCTCGGTATCGCGTTCGGTCGCGCGCTCCGGGGCCATTACACGCCCGAGCGGGACACGGCTATCAGGACCACGTCGCTCTACTGGCACTTCGTCGACCTCGTGTGGGTGTTCCTCGTCGTCGTGCTGTACGTCGGCGCTGCGCTCTGA
- the bioB gene encoding biotin synthase BioB: MVYETGNQTVDDAVARVLDGERLDRRDGLALIAQPVDDLAAGADYVRTQLGDDTVDACSIVNAKAGNCAEDCGFCAQSVHFDTGIDNYGFLGPEKILEAAKRAERDGAQRFGIVVAEKGVSKENRPEEWAEVLEAIRLVRDETDVEVDASLGILTEEEAAILADEGLNHYNHNIETSPRYFPEVVQTHTFEKRVETLRVAKDAGMDLCAGVILGMGESPTDRVDAAMALQDIGISSLPVNILNPVAGTPMAEQGLPDITTEEVVKTIAVYRLLHPESRVRLTGGREVNLDTDGQVAALEAGADGILTGDYLTTEGQTAADDLEIMEEAGLEPNTEANEFDPEAVKERATDETDTETAAGTAQTKSELKSDD; encoded by the coding sequence GTGGTTTACGAGACGGGCAACCAAACGGTAGACGACGCCGTCGCCCGCGTGCTGGACGGCGAGCGCCTCGACCGACGGGACGGGCTGGCTCTCATCGCACAGCCGGTCGACGACCTGGCGGCCGGGGCCGACTACGTGCGCACGCAACTGGGCGACGACACGGTCGACGCGTGTTCAATCGTAAACGCCAAAGCCGGCAACTGCGCGGAGGACTGTGGCTTCTGTGCCCAGTCGGTCCACTTCGACACCGGCATCGACAACTACGGCTTTCTCGGTCCGGAGAAGATACTCGAAGCCGCAAAGCGTGCCGAGCGTGACGGCGCACAGCGGTTCGGTATCGTCGTCGCCGAGAAAGGCGTCTCGAAGGAGAACCGCCCTGAAGAGTGGGCGGAGGTCCTCGAAGCCATCCGCCTCGTCCGGGACGAGACGGACGTGGAAGTCGACGCCAGCCTCGGCATCCTCACGGAGGAGGAGGCCGCGATTCTGGCCGACGAGGGGCTGAACCACTACAATCACAACATCGAGACCTCGCCGCGGTACTTCCCGGAGGTCGTCCAGACCCACACCTTCGAGAAGCGGGTCGAGACGCTTCGAGTCGCCAAGGACGCTGGCATGGACCTCTGTGCCGGCGTGATTCTCGGTATGGGCGAGTCCCCGACGGACCGGGTCGACGCGGCGATGGCCCTGCAGGATATCGGCATCTCCTCGCTCCCGGTGAACATCCTGAACCCGGTCGCTGGGACCCCCATGGCTGAACAGGGGCTGCCCGACATCACGACCGAGGAGGTCGTCAAGACCATCGCGGTGTATCGCCTGCTCCATCCCGAGTCCCGCGTGCGCCTGACCGGCGGGCGCGAGGTCAATCTCGATACAGACGGACAGGTGGCCGCACTGGAGGCCGGCGCGGACGGCATCCTCACCGGAGATTATCTCACCACCGAGGGACAGACGGCAGCCGACGACCTCGAAATCATGGAGGAGGCGGGGCTCGAACCGAACACCGAAGCCAACGAGTTCGACCCCGAGGCGGTCAAAGAACGCGCGACCGACGAGACAGACACCGAGACGGCAGCAGGGACAGCACAGACCAAATCAGAGCTCAAATC